In Glycine soja cultivar W05 chromosome 10, ASM419377v2, whole genome shotgun sequence, the genomic stretch CAAACCTCAACCATGGCCCTCGAGACGCTCCTCGTGAAGGTCAAAACCGCCATATCAAACAGCATCGACTCGGTTCCGCCGAAGCTCCTGAAGAAGAAACCTTCTTTCAAAGCGAAGCAGAACGTCGGCGTTCTGGCATTCGAGATCGGCGGCGTGATGTCGAAGCTCCTCCACCTCTGGCACTCGCTCTCCGACGCCACCATCGTGCGCGTCCAAAACGATGCCTTGAACCTCGAGGGCGTGCGGAAGATCATCTCCAACGACGAGTCGTTCCTCCTCGGACTCGCCTGCGCCGAGTTCGCCGAGTCGCTCCGAGTCGCGGCCAACTCGGTGACGCGGCTCAGCGCGCGCTGCGAGGACCCCGCCCTGCGCTCCTTCCACTGGGCCTTCCTCGAGTTCGCGGACTCGGGCCGCGACCCGAACATGTGGGCCCTCTCCGGCCCAAAAGATACCGATTCGAAGCTCAAGAAAATGGAGCGTTACGTGACCCTCACGGCAACACTCTACCGCGAAATGGAGGAGCTCACGGTTCTGGAAAACTCCTTCAGAAAAGCCCTGAATCACGCTGACGGCAACAGCAAAGATCAGCAGAAACTCTACGAGCTTCAGCAGAAGATCTTTTGGCAGAAGCAAGAGGTGAAGGATCTAAAAGAAAGATCTTTATGGAGCAGAAGTTTCGACAGTGTTGTTGTACTCCTCGTGAGGTTCAGCTTCACCGTTTTAGCAAGGATTAAGGTTGTCTTCGGAATCGGTCGCCACATGCCTTGTCTATCTTGTACTTTGTCGGCTTCCGCCACTGTTTATCCATCTGACCAAAACCCTAATGGGTTTGTTTATGAGTcattggaagaagaagaagatttgaAGCTTGAAGAAGAAGAGGCGAATGGGTTTTTTGCGGCAAACTCGAAGCTTTTGAGGCCACCCGAGAGCACGTTGGGGGCTTCGGGTTTGGCTTTGCATTATGCGAATCTGATCATAGTGATGGAGAAGATGATAAAGTCACCGCACTTGGTTGGTGTGGATGCGAGGGATGATTTGTATGGGATGTTGCCGAGGAGCATAAGGTGGGGTTTGAGGGGAAGATTGAGAGGGGTGGGGTTTTGTGCAAGTGATCCTGTTTTGGCTGGTGAATGGAGAGATGCGTTAGGGAGAATATTGGGGTGGTTGTCACCTTTGGCACATAACATGATCAAGTGGCAAAGTGAGAGAAGCTTTGAGCAACACAATTTGGTGCCCAAGACTAATGTGTTGCTGTTGCAGACTTTGTTCTTTGCTAACAAGGACAAGACTGAGGCTGCCATCACTGAACTGCTTGTGGGGTTGAACTATATTTGGAGGTTTGAGAGAGAAATGACTGCTAAGGCTCTGTTTGAATGCGCCAATTCTAATGGGTTATTGTTA encodes the following:
- the LOC114370041 gene encoding uncharacterized protein LOC114370041; its protein translation is MALETLLVKVKTAISNSIDSVPPKLLKKKPSFKAKQNVGVLAFEIGGVMSKLLHLWHSLSDATIVRVQNDALNLEGVRKIISNDESFLLGLACAEFAESLRVAANSVTRLSARCEDPALRSFHWAFLEFADSGRDPNMWALSGPKDTDSKLKKMERYVTLTATLYREMEELTVLENSFRKALNHADGNSKDQQKLYELQQKIFWQKQEVKDLKERSLWSRSFDSVVVLLVRFSFTVLARIKVVFGIGRHMPCLSCTLSASATVYPSDQNPNGFVYESLEEEEDLKLEEEEANGFFAANSKLLRPPESTLGASGLALHYANLIIVMEKMIKSPHLVGVDARDDLYGMLPRSIRWGLRGRLRGVGFCASDPVLAGEWRDALGRILGWLSPLAHNMIKWQSERSFEQHNLVPKTNVLLLQTLFFANKDKTEAAITELLVGLNYIWRFEREMTAKALFECANSNGLLLKLNKPSQ